Genomic DNA from Gossypium hirsutum isolate 1008001.06 chromosome A01, Gossypium_hirsutum_v2.1, whole genome shotgun sequence:
CCCTTACAAAAAAAAGCTATAATATGAATACACATAACGCTTCTCCCAAGTAGGCTCTAGTCCAGCAACGGTAAGGAGATAAGGGCAATGGCGTCCACAAAGAGAGAAAATTCATCAGGTAATAGGATCCCAAACAGACAAGTTGTTGAAGTTTGTGTTTTCTAACCACAATTCCTCACCGCATGTCAAACCGCCACGTAAGATTACAGAACAATTACTGAACTGAAAAACCCTTAAAGCGAATTTCATTTTACCCAAATATGAACAATCAACTTCAGTACCAACTTTACAAGTATTTCCTTTTCAATGTTTTCAAATATAGGAAAATTCGCATTCAAATTCATTCGACATCCATCCATACTAATGGAATcctataaaaaaacaaaaacatcgACTGAACTGAACTTTAAGATAAAACATCAAATATACAAGGAATAAGTAACATTACTAAACTTACAAGCTCAGGCAAGTAATCCACTCCAGCTGTTACCTTCAAACTCATTATCTTAAATTTAACTTTACTCTTTAAATCCACCTGCACCTCATTATTCTCCGGACGCTCTACAAATTTAAACACtgtcaaaacaaaaacattaaacAAACCAAATCAAACAAACATTATCATAATAAAATCTCAAAATCAAGGGCGGAAATTTTATTACCGGTTGCGATAATGCTTTCCCCTGGCGCCAAAATACCACCAGGTGGACGCATAAAACAACTCTTCGGCGCAGTAGTttgaaactataaataataaacaaaattttttagttaattaaattaataaaaacagcCATATGATTCAAAGTAATTAACAAATGTTATGATATTAATTGTAAATATTGATAATTTCAGAAAATAACCGTTATAACTGTCGCATGAAGCCTCATTTCAATGGACATTAAGAAATTGTAAACAAAATTAGTATAATTCATTGACAAATCATGACTTTAAACGAAAAGAAATTGCAAATTGTAGTAAATTTTGAGACAAgagaagtaaataaaaattagaaattcaattgTTACCTTGAAAGCTACGTGAGATTTACTAGTGTTCTTCAACCTGATCGCACTTCTCGCCTGAGTTCCAGGCTCATCTAcaattagaaaatatatataaaagacaaattaaaaggtACACCAATTTAGCTCTACGAAAGTCAAAGGATAAGCAAAGTGAGGTTAGTACAAGGGAAATAGAGTTTATTAGAAGGATCGAGGCGCAGCCGGCGCCGTGGAGGGAGAAGCGATCTAGCAATGGATGAGACGGATTTAGAGCGCTTGGCGGCAACCGTCTCCGAGTGTCGACTGCCATTGTGGTTGAGATTTTTAgtggaagaagaagaggaagagttGTTCATCGTGGTCGAAGTCTGCCAAAAGGGACAAAGACTAAACATCTTTCTTTCGGAGCTCCGCTGATGCCGGTCGACGATCGCCATGGGCCGCCGCAAAGTCAGCCCGTCGACTGTGGATGGAAAGTAACCGTGGCTTTTTTATCGTcgcagaaaaaagaaaataaaaaaatactcgagggattgaatatttatattttaaaaagtattttaatttttaaatttcttcctctctttttttttcttcttgtctgTGGATTTTAGGCATGCAAAATGGCTACATTCTCGGCGAATTTAAACGCAGGTCGGATTTGATATCTTTACCTAGTTGCAACTAATTGCAATTTGGCATCCGTCGCTGACGTGACTGTACCATGGGGGGCATTCATGTAATTAAGTTAAAGTTTCAAGGGTATTCTTCACTTCAGAGTACAAACTATTATTCCATTTCGAAGGTCATTAATTAtggattaattaaattaggtgaaagtaaaaaaaaaaaaaaaaaaaaagaaggaaaaagatgtGCATTTACAAACGTCGGCTTGTTTGTTGGATAGGTTAGTTGGGAAGTTAGGAATTAATTaggtgaataaattattaaattaatttatttctaaataaaaaaaaacatagaaatactTGTAAAATAAACCATAGTTGTCCATCATAAGTTCTCAAATTAAAAGTAAAacagaaaattttagtataataatattttttataatttgttttaactttttttcctaACATAGTTTTGTACTTATTACACAAAGTCAATGAAACATGGGAACTGTTTTAATGTTTTTTAGGGATTAGTTGAATAGCTGACCTTTTTTAatatactaattttaaaatttgattttatggactaaattatcaaaaaatagtcattttttaaattacaaaaatagatcgatttttcaaaaatttacgAGAATGGGTCAATTTTGATAAAAAGTTCCTAGCTAGAAGAATTTTTAGTATATTGACAAAACAACACTTCTAATCATCAGCACTAAGGTGGCAGCaccaaaaatttttttatttattttttgtgtcaATTATTGATGTGGGAATAAAACTTACCAAAAAGCTTATATAGACTTAAAGTCTCATTTCTCTTGTTTTCTTAAGTAATGTTGAATatgagatatatgtatatatagactcataaatatatttgtaatttattcTTAAACAATGTGAGATTATTTCCTTAAATTGGGATATTAGAGTTTCTTTTTCTCATGGTTTTGATATTAGAGTTATGCAAAcaaattattacaaaaaaaaaatatagtgTAAATTGAAATGTGCAATTTTAAAGTATATCATATTATGGCATAATGATGTAAatatttaagtaataattttaaaaaatatataaaaaaactaaatataattttaattaaaatagtaaaaatgaattattaaagaTGTTTTGAGTCGAAATTCTATTTTTCTTTagattttatatgataattttttataattttataattgaatatAAATTCATGAGTGATGcgaatttaactaatattaaattgagaaattactCTAAAGTCAAAACAAAATTgcgaatttttatttatttcatcttttaatttttgaattagaaaatacattttttataaaaaatccaTAATAAAAAGGCTATTTATTTATAGGTTTAGGACTTAGAAGCACTCATTTTGTAGGTGTATTaataattatatcataaataaattacaaataaaacacatattataaaaaaaataaatgagttttggtttagttttaattaaaacaGCTTAAAATGATTCACAAACAAGTTTGTCTGtgaacaaaaaaggaaaagaattgAACATATCtcattcatttttgtttttgtttaataaatgaatctttaaatttattttgtattattGTATTTAACTTGATAAATGAATATAAATAAGCCGTAATTATTTATAGCTATTTTACACATGGAAAAAAAAGCCCTCAAATACACGttatacatattaaaatttaaagtcataataatttatttaatactctaactttacaaaaaaaatctttttagccttttatttaatattttatttttttttcaacctTTGAACTTACTTTCTTGTCAAATCACTTGAAAATTAATAGAAAAGTTAATGTTTTTTAACTTGCTAGCATGGCATTCACATGGATTGTCACATGAATGACACaacatttcaataatattttgaagattttaaaattaaaaagatatttttttaaaatatttttaaatttttaaaaatttaattaattgctgACATGTCATCCATGTGTATGCCACATCAAAAAagttaacaaaaattaattttttcatccattttgaggtgaattgataaaaaatacaagttcaagagTTAAAATatacgaaaaattaaataaaggactaaattaatttttttataaaattagaactccaaataaattattatcacAACTTTAAATAAGGTATATCCAATCCAAAAATTAAAAGTTTCTCAAAATCTTGATTTCACATTTAGTAAAATCCACCGTCATCCCTTAATAGTCTCTACTTAGATTGAATGCAATTCAGCATTGACCCCTTGTCAAGTGGGAAATTTTCATTAATAGTCCCTCTTAGTATTAATCATTTAATTGAAGtttttcaatcatttcaatatatgaaaaaaaatattcttGACGCTTCTCAAAGTTAATTATATGatctaaacttttt
This window encodes:
- the LOC107917844 gene encoding vesicle-associated protein 4-1 isoform X1, with product MAIVDRHQRSSERKMFSLCPFWQTSTTMNNSSSSSSTKNLNHNGSRHSETVAAKRSKSVSSIARSLLPPRRRLRLDPSNKLYFPYEPGTQARSAIRLKNTSKSHVAFKFQTTAPKSCFMRPPGGILAPGESIIATVFKFVERPENNEVQVDLKSKVKFKIMSLKVTAGVDYLPELFDEQRDQVTVERILRVVFLDIGRPSPALDKLKRQLAEAEAAFEACKKPAPDTGPRVVGEGLVIDEWKERREKYLARQQVEAVDST
- the LOC107917844 gene encoding vesicle-associated protein 4-1 isoform X2, whose protein sequence is MAIVDRHQRSSERKMFSLCPFWQTSTTMNNSSSSSSTKNLNHNGSRHSETVAAKRSKSVSSIARSLLPPRRRLRLDPSNKLYFPYEPGTQARSAIRLKNTSKSHVAFKFQTTAPKSCFMRPPGGILAPGESIIATERPENNEVQVDLKSKVKFKIMSLKVTAGVDYLPELFDEQRDQVTVERILRVVFLDIGRPSPALDKLKRQLAEAEAAFEACKKPAPDTGPRVVGEGLVIDEWKERREKYLARQQVEAVDST